In the Rubrivivax gelatinosus IL144 genome, GCCACGCCTACAGCAGCAGCATCTACCCGATCCGCCACGACCACTACGGCATGCCCGACGCGCCGCGTTTCGCCCACCGCGTCGCCGGCGGCCTGCTGGAAGTGCCGGTGAGCACCGTGCGCCTGGGCGGGCGCAACCTGCCGTCCAGCGGCGGCGGCTATTTCCGGCTGCTGCCCTACGCCGCCTCGCGCTGGCTGATCGCCCGCGTCAACCGCGAAGACCGCGAGGCCGCGGTCTTCTACTTCCACCCCTGGGAGATCGACGCCGGCCAGCCGCGTGTGCCCGGCATCGATGCCAGGACGCGTTTCCGCCACTACGTGAACATCGCCCGCATGGAGCGCAAGCTCGAGAGCCTGCTCGACGACTTCCGCTGGGGCCGCATGGACACGATCTTCCTCGACCGGGACGCCGCCGCGGCGCGCCCGGCCTGAACCGCCGTGACCACCGTCCAGCGTCTTGCCCCCGGAGACGGCCGCCTCGCCGCGGCCTGGGACGAGTACGTCTTCGCCCACCCGCAAGCGACCTTCTTCCACCGCGCCGGCTGGCAGCGCGTGCTGCGTGAGGTGTTCCGCCACGACACGCATTTCCTCTATGCCGAGCGCGGCGGCCGCATCGTCGGCGTGCTGCCGCTGGCGCGCGTGAAGAGCCTGCTGTTCGGCCATTCGCTGGCCAGCCTGCCGTTCGCGGTCTACGGCGGCGTCGTCGCCGACGACGAGGAGACCGCGCTGCTGCTGGAGGCCGCCGCCGAGCGCCTGGGCCGCGAGGCCGGCGTCGAGCACCTGGAGCTGCGCCAGCTGGCGCGCAGCCACGAAGGCTGGCCGCGCCAGGAGCTCTACGTCACCTTCCGCAAGGAGATCCTGCCCGACGAGGAGGCCAACATGCTGGCCATCCCGCGCAAGCAGCGCGCGATGGTGCGCAAGGGGCTGAAGAACGGGCTGACCAGCGCCTTCGACGACGGCGTCGAGCGCTTCTTCGCGCTCTACGCCGACAACGTGCACCGCCACGGCACGCCGGCGATGCCCCAGCGCTGGTTCCAGGCGCTGCGGCGCGAGTTCGGCGAGGACTGCAGCGTGCTCACCGTCTGCGCGCCCGACGGCCGGCCGCTGTCCTCGGTGCTGAGCTTCTATTTCCGCGACGAGATCCTGCCGTACTACGCCGGCGACGACGAAGCCGCGCGCGACCTGGCCGCCAACGACTTCAAGTACTGGGAGCTGATGCGCCACGCCTGCGCGCGTGGGCTGAAGACCTTCGACTACGGCCGCAGCAAGCAGGGCACCGGCCCTTACGCCTTCAAGAAGAACTGGGGTTTCGAGCCGACGCCGCTGGCCTACGAGTACCGGCTGTTCACGCGCGAGTCGGTGCCGCAGCACAACCCGAGCAACGCCAAGTACCAGCTGCTGATCCGCGCCTGGCGAAAGATGCCGCTGGCGATGGCCAACGCGATCGGCCCGCACATCGTGCGCAGCCTGGGGTGAGCATGGCGCGGCTGCTCTTTCTCGCCCACCGCCTGCCGTACCCGCCCAACAAGGGCGACAAGGTGCGCTCGTACCACCTGCTGCGCCACCTGCTGGCGCGCCACGAGGTGCACGTCGGCACCTTCGTCGACGACCCCGAGGACGAGGCCCACGTGCCGACGCTGGCGCGCGACTGCGCCAGCCTGTTCGCGCCGCGCCTGCACCCGCTGCGCGCGCGCGCCGCCAGCCTGGCCGCGTTGCTCGACGGCCGCGCGCTGACGCTGCGCTACTACCAGGACGCGGCGATGGCGCGCTGGGTGCGCCGCACCGTCGCCGAACGCCGCATCGACGCCGTCGTCGTCTTCTGCTCGGCGATGGCCCAGTACGCCGAAGGCCTGGGGCTGCCGACGCTGGTCGACTTCGTCGACGTCGACTCGGCCAAGTGGACCCAGTTCGCCACCGACCGCGGCGGCCCGCTGGCCTGGCTGTACCGGCGTGAAGGCGAGCGCCTGCTGGCCTACGAGCGCGAGGTCGCGGCGCGCTTCCAGCGCTCGTACTTCGTCACCGAACGCGAGACCGAACTCTTCCGCTCGCTGGCGCCCGAATGCGCCGGCGCCGTCGACGCGCTGGCCAACGGCGTCGACGCCGAGTTCTTCGCGCCCGACCCGGCGCGCGCCTCGCCGTACCCGCCCGGCGCGCCGGCCGTCGCCTTCACCGGCGCGATGGACTACTGGCCCAACGTCGATGCCGTCGTCTGGTTCGTGCAGGAGGCGCTGCCGGCGTTGCGCGCCGCGTTTCCGGGGCTCAGGCTGCACGTCGTCGGCCGCAACCCGGCGCCGGCGGTGCGTGCGCTGGCCGGCGAGGCGGTCAACGTCACCGGCACCGTGGCCGACGTGCGGCCCTGGCTGCAGCATGCCGACGTCGTCGTCGCGCCGCTGCGCCTGGCGCGCGGCATCCAGAACAAGGTGCTGGAGGCGATGGCGATGGCACGTCCGGTGGTCGCCGCCACCGGCTGCGGCTCGACGGTCGGCGCCGTCGACGGGCGCGAGATCGTGCTCGCCGCCGACGCGCCGGCCTTCGTGCGCGAGGTCGGCGCGCTGCTCGCCGACCCGGCGCGGGCCGCGGCGCTGGGCGCCGCCGGCCGCGAGCGTGTGCTGGCCGACTATTCCTGGGGCGCCAACCTGGCGCGCATCGACGACCACCTCGCCGCGGCGCTGGCCGTGCGCGCCGCCTGAAGCTGCCGACGATGAGCGCCGTTCCCGCCCCCGTGTCCCACGCCTCGCCCTGGCGCAGCGCGCTGGCCGTCTTCGTGCCGCTGCTGGCGGCGATCGGCTGGTTCTACCGCGACACCGCGCTGGCGATGGCCGACGTCTGGTGGCGCTCGGAGACCTTCGCCCACTGCCTGCTGGTGCCGCCGATCGTGCTCTGGCTGGTCTGGCGCCAGCGCGCCGTGCTGGCGGCGCTGGCGCCGCGGCCGCAGCCCTGGCTGCTGCTGCCGATGCTGGCCGTCGCCGCGTTCTGGCTGCTGTCCGAACTGGTGGCGGTCAACGCCGCGACGCAGTTCGCCTTCGTCGCGACGCTGGTGCTGGCGGTGCCGGCTGTGTTCGGCTGGCCGGTCGCGCGCACGATCTTCTTCCCGCTGATGTTCGCGTTCTTCGCCGTGCCCTTCGGCGAGTTCGCGCTGCCGTGGATGATGGAGTGGACCGCCGACTTCGTCGTCGGCGCGCTGCAGATGACCGGCGTGCCGGTCTACCGCGAAGGCCAGAACTTCGTCGTGCCCAGCGGCACCTGGTCGGTCATCGACGAGTGCAGCGGCATCCGCTACCTGATGGCCTCGTTCATGGTCGGCTCGCTGTTCGCCTACCTGAGCTACAGCTCCTGGCGCCGGCGCGCGGCCTTCATGGCGGTGTCGATCGCCGTGCCCATCGTCGCCAACTGGCTGCGCGCCTACCTGATCGTGATGCTGGCCCACCTCTCGGGCAACAAGCTCGCCGTCGGCGTCGACCACATC is a window encoding:
- a CDS encoding TIGR03087 family PEP-CTERM/XrtA system glycosyltransferase, giving the protein MARLLFLAHRLPYPPNKGDKVRSYHLLRHLLARHEVHVGTFVDDPEDEAHVPTLARDCASLFAPRLHPLRARAASLAALLDGRALTLRYYQDAAMARWVRRTVAERRIDAVVVFCSAMAQYAEGLGLPTLVDFVDVDSAKWTQFATDRGGPLAWLYRREGERLLAYEREVAARFQRSYFVTERETELFRSLAPECAGAVDALANGVDAEFFAPDPARASPYPPGAPAVAFTGAMDYWPNVDAVVWFVQEALPALRAAFPGLRLHVVGRNPAPAVRALAGEAVNVTGTVADVRPWLQHADVVVAPLRLARGIQNKVLEAMAMARPVVAATGCGSTVGAVDGREIVLAADAPAFVREVGALLADPARAAALGAAGRERVLADYSWGANLARIDDHLAAALAVRAA
- a CDS encoding XrtA system polysaccharide deacetylase, which encodes MLAPAITNALTIDVEDYFQVSAFAPYIRRSDWDARECRVERNVERILALLDARGVKATFFTLGWVAERYPQLVRRIVEGGHELASHGYGHQRASDLDRAAFHDDVARAKAILEDLGGVAVRGYRAPSFSIGKRNLWAFDTLAETGHAYSSSIYPIRHDHYGMPDAPRFAHRVAGGLLEVPVSTVRLGGRNLPSSGGGYFRLLPYAASRWLIARVNREDREAAVFYFHPWEIDAGQPRVPGIDARTRFRHYVNIARMERKLESLLDDFRWGRMDTIFLDRDAAAARPA
- a CDS encoding FemAB family XrtA/PEP-CTERM system-associated protein, which encodes MTTVQRLAPGDGRLAAAWDEYVFAHPQATFFHRAGWQRVLREVFRHDTHFLYAERGGRIVGVLPLARVKSLLFGHSLASLPFAVYGGVVADDEETALLLEAAAERLGREAGVEHLELRQLARSHEGWPRQELYVTFRKEILPDEEANMLAIPRKQRAMVRKGLKNGLTSAFDDGVERFFALYADNVHRHGTPAMPQRWFQALRREFGEDCSVLTVCAPDGRPLSSVLSFYFRDEILPYYAGDDEAARDLAANDFKYWELMRHACARGLKTFDYGRSKQGTGPYAFKKNWGFEPTPLAYEYRLFTRESVPQHNPSNAKYQLLIRAWRKMPLAMANAIGPHIVRSLG